The following are encoded together in the Tistrella mobilis genome:
- a CDS encoding TetR/AcrR family transcriptional regulator — translation MKNPSSPSPAPRQGRGRPRSFDRDAALARAMRLFWERGYEGTSVADLTQAMGITPPSLYAAFGSKEELYREVMAAYRAGPGLFTIRALDEEPDPRAAIRRLLRETAIAFTDPGQPAGCLISTALITCAPEHDAVAAETARLRRDTIAAIAACIRRGIAAGRWPAGTDAGALARLYGAVIQGMSIQARDGAGRDELLAMVDQAMPDQIMPDQVMPD, via the coding sequence ATGAAAAACCCGTCATCCCCATCCCCGGCCCCGCGTCAGGGCCGTGGCCGCCCGCGCAGCTTCGACCGTGATGCGGCCCTGGCACGCGCCATGCGCCTGTTCTGGGAACGGGGGTATGAGGGCACCTCGGTTGCCGACCTGACCCAGGCGATGGGCATCACCCCGCCCAGCCTCTACGCCGCTTTCGGGTCGAAGGAAGAGCTGTATCGCGAGGTGATGGCGGCCTATCGTGCGGGGCCGGGGCTGTTCACGATCCGCGCGCTGGACGAGGAGCCCGATCCCCGGGCGGCGATCCGGCGGTTGCTGCGCGAAACCGCCATCGCCTTCACCGATCCCGGCCAACCCGCCGGCTGCCTGATCTCCACCGCCCTGATCACCTGCGCGCCCGAGCATGATGCGGTGGCGGCGGAGACCGCACGGCTGCGCCGCGATACCATTGCGGCCATCGCCGCCTGCATCCGCCGCGGCATCGCTGCCGGGCGCTGGCCTGCCGGAACCGATGCCGGGGCCCTGGCCCGGCTTTACGGCGCCGTCATCCAGGGCATGTCGATCCAGGCCCGCGACGGCGCCGGGCGCGACGAGCTGCTGGCCATGGTCGATCAGGCCATGCCCGATCAGATCATGCCTGATCAGGTCATGCCCGATTGA